The DNA region CGCCAGCCGTGGTCGAGGTACAGGACCGGCTGCTGCAACCGCTGTCCTTCGATGATGGTGAGCACCTGCTCGGGCTGCTTCGTGAGGTCGCCTACCGCGGTGAACCACCCAGCGGCACCGCGGATATCGCGGTGAATGCGCCGGTGCCCGGATGGCCGTTGCGTCTGCCCGCGCTGCGGTTGCACACAGCGCCGGGACATCTGATCCGGCGAGCGCAACAGCTCCACACCCTGTTGTGGACGGATCTGGTGTCGCCCGTGCTGACGTCCGTTCAATACAGCGTGCTGCTGGTGCTGGACGGACATCCTGCGACCGACCAGCGCATGCTGGGGCGTCTCGCCTCTCTCGACAAGTCGACAGGCGGTGACGTTCTATCCCGTCTGGAATTCCGCGGGCTCGTCCTCCGCACCCGCGACGCGGTGGATACGCGCCGAAACATGGTGCGGCTCACGACGGAGGGGCATCGCGAGCTGCTGGCGCACGCGCCCTCGGTACGGCAGGTGCAACAGGAACTACTCCGTCCGCTGACCGCCTCGCAGTCGCAGCTCTTCATCGAACTGTTGCAGCAATTGACCGGAACAGCGCAATCGGAAGCGGTGCGGCGCAGGCCGAACTGACCGTGGCGGTCGTTTCGCTGCCGAGCTGTCCTGCGCTTTCTGCACAGCGGAACGGCATTGCCCCTCTGTAGTGGCGTCGCCCACAGTTCTTGGCAAGGGTCGCATCAATCGATCCAGATGTGACGGCGCCAACGCCCGTCTCCAAAATCTCTCTATCGCACCTCAAATGGAGGCAATGATGCCCAGTCTCGAACCGTCTGTGGCGGAAATTCAAGAGGCGATCGTCGAGCTGCTGCGCGCCGAAGAGATCGGGACCCTCGCGACCATCGATTCCGAAGGGCGTCCGTCGGCGTCGTACATGCACTTCGCGAGTGATGGGCTCGTCGTCTACACGCATACCTTCAGCTACACCCGCAAGCACCTGCAGATGCAGCAGAATCCCAACGTCAGCTACACAATTGGCTATTTGCCGCCCGAGGGCTACTCCGGTCGACGAGAAACCCGCTATCTACAGATCCAAGGGCGCGCGACTCTTGTGACGGATCCGGCGGAGATCCAGCGGGTTGTGGAAGTCAGCTTGGAGCAATTTCCCTGGGCCGCCGACACATCCATGTACGACAACATCAAGGTCCCCGACCAGGGGCAGCAGGTCTTCTATCGCATCGAGCCAGTCGAGGGATTGTGGTCCGACAATCGCATTCGGCTGCTCTGGCGAGTCCTGCTCGAATTCGGGGACGGTGGCAAGGCCATCGCCAATGTCGAAGATTACAACGTCGTGGTCGGTCGGCGAGCTCGCCGATAACCGCCGGACGGAACGCCGGCGCTACTGCGGGACCGGCAGATCGAAGATTGCAGTCTGAGTAGGAGTTGTGATGGGGCAGAAGAGGTTTCACCAGTCCACCGGGCTGGTGGCATCGTGAGTGGCGGGCGTCGCATCGTGGTCGTCGGAGGATCCCAGGCGGGTTGCGCCACGGCTGCGGCCTTGCGGCGGTTCGGGTTCGACGGCGAGATCACCGTTATCGGCGACGAACTGCACCGGCCTTACGCCCGGCCGCCGCTGTCGAAAGGTATCCTGGGTGGAACCGAGCCCGATGACAGTGTATTTCTTTCTACCGCTGACGATCTCGACATTGTCGGGGGTGTCCGGGCGGTCCGGCTCGATGTCGTGCGGAAACGCGTCGAACTGAGTGACAAAGACTGCATTCGATACGACGGCTTGGTCGTCGCGACCGGCGCCCGGGCTCGCCGATTGTCGCAGTACGCCGACGAGATCACCCTGCGCACGCTCGACGATGCGATCCAACTCCGCGAACGCTTCGACGGTGCTCGGGAGGTTGCGGTCGCAGGCGGTGGCTTCCTCGGCTTCGAGATCGCCTCGACCGCAGCGAGTCTCGGCAAGGCGGTCACGGTGGTCGATCAGATCGCCCCATTGGCAGGCCGTCTCGGCCCACTGTTGTCGGACATTGTGTTGATCGCCGCCGCCGAGGCGGGAGTGAAAGTTCGTGTGTCCACAGGCGGCGTGGAGCTCGGGCGGAGCGGGCACGGGGGTGATCGTTTGCAGTCGGCGGATGGAGCCGTCCTCGCCGAAGCCGACGTGGTCGTCACTGCGGTCGGTGACGTTCCGAACGTGGAGTGGCTGCGCGGCAGTGGAATTGCCTTGAACGGCGGCGTAGTCGTCGACGGGGACTGCCGAGTCTCCCCGGATATCGTCGCGGCCGGCGATGTCACCAGCGCCCCCGGTGTGGGTGGCCGATACGGACGCACACCGCACTGGTGGAATGCGTCAGAACAGGCGACGACCGCGGCCGCGACCCTCCTCGGCCGTGAGCCGGACACTTGGCCGGGCAGTCGGGTGCCGTTCTTCTGGACAGAGGTTTTCGGGCTGCGTATCCGACTCGCGGGGCACCTGCCTCCGTTCGGTGAGCCCGTCGTGATCGGAGGATCGCTCGCGGATCGGAGCGTTCTGCTGGCCTGGTCACCGCCCGATGGAGGCACGGGCATCGGTACCGCCGCGGCGGTGAACTTCCCGATCTCAGCGCCGAAACTCATCCGGCTCGCAGAAGATCCGACCGCTCGAGGAGGTCCGCGGTGAGCACGCCCGTCGGCTCGATTCCACGTTCCGATGTCGATCTCTTCTCCGAAGCGGTCATGGCCGCTCCCTACTCGCAGTTCCGCGCGCTTCGTGATGCGGGACCGGTGGTCTACCTGGATCGACATGATGTCTTCGCCGTGGCCCGCTATCAAGAAATCCGGCACGTGCTCCGTGAGTGGAAAGCCTTCTCCTCCGCGGACATTTCCTTGAACAAGCCGTTCAACGATTACATCGGTGAGGGCATCATCCGGGCGGATCCTCCGGTCCACGAAGCCCTCCGTGCTGTGCTGTCCGCCCGGCTGGCGCCACATGGGGTGCGCAGTCTGGAGCCCGAAATCAACAGGCGCGCTGAGGAGATCGTCGATCATCTACTCGCCCAGGGGTCGTTCGACGCGGTGACCGATCTCGCGCGCCGCTTCCCGGTCGAGATCGTGGGCGACTTCATCGGATTGCCGAAGTCCGGTCGGGAAGCGCTGCTCGAGTTGGTCGATGCGAACTTCAATTGCTTCGGCCCGGAGAACGACCGGACTCTCGCGTCGTTCCCGAGGCTGGCGGAGCTCGCCGCGTACGTGATGAGCAGCGCCCGCCGAGAAGATCTGACGGAAGGGAGCATGGGCCGGGCGGTGTACGACGCCGTCGATGCCGGCCGGATTCCGGCCGAGGTCGCACCGTGGCTGGTGATGGCCTACGTTACGGCGGGGATGGACACCACCGTGCATGCGCTGGGACATATGGTCTGGTTGCTGGCCGAGCATCCGGATCAATGGAACATGTTGCGGGGCA from Nocardia tengchongensis includes:
- a CDS encoding MarR family winged helix-turn-helix transcriptional regulator; this encodes MGRLAGTEGTRVRAGGPPALTSAPGHLIRRAQQAHVAVWQHLAPELTSLQYGVLLVLGQQREADQRTVAELMSLDKATAADILRRLERKGLVARHRDRADGRRMLARLTSDGRTALLTAAPAVVEVQDRLLQPLSFDDGEHLLGLLREVAYRGEPPSGTADIAVNAPVPGWPLRLPALRLHTAPGHLIRRAQQLHTLLWTDLVSPVLTSVQYSVLLVLDGHPATDQRMLGRLASLDKSTGGDVLSRLEFRGLVLRTRDAVDTRRNMVRLTTEGHRELLAHAPSVRQVQQELLRPLTASQSQLFIELLQQLTGTAQSEAVRRRPN
- a CDS encoding pyridoxamine 5'-phosphate oxidase family protein; protein product: MEAMMPSLEPSVAEIQEAIVELLRAEEIGTLATIDSEGRPSASYMHFASDGLVVYTHTFSYTRKHLQMQQNPNVSYTIGYLPPEGYSGRRETRYLQIQGRATLVTDPAEIQRVVEVSLEQFPWAADTSMYDNIKVPDQGQQVFYRIEPVEGLWSDNRIRLLWRVLLEFGDGGKAIANVEDYNVVVGRRARR
- a CDS encoding NAD(P)/FAD-dependent oxidoreductase, giving the protein MVVGGSQAGCATAAALRRFGFDGEITVIGDELHRPYARPPLSKGILGGTEPDDSVFLSTADDLDIVGGVRAVRLDVVRKRVELSDKDCIRYDGLVVATGARARRLSQYADEITLRTLDDAIQLRERFDGAREVAVAGGGFLGFEIASTAASLGKAVTVVDQIAPLAGRLGPLLSDIVLIAAAEAGVKVRVSTGGVELGRSGHGGDRLQSADGAVLAEADVVVTAVGDVPNVEWLRGSGIALNGGVVVDGDCRVSPDIVAAGDVTSAPGVGGRYGRTPHWWNASEQATTAAATLLGREPDTWPGSRVPFFWTEVFGLRIRLAGHLPPFGEPVVIGGSLADRSVLLAWSPPDGGTGIGTAAAVNFPISAPKLIRLAEDPTARGGPR
- a CDS encoding cytochrome P450, which encodes MSTPVGSIPRSDVDLFSEAVMAAPYSQFRALRDAGPVVYLDRHDVFAVARYQEIRHVLREWKAFSSADISLNKPFNDYIGEGIIRADPPVHEALRAVLSARLAPHGVRSLEPEINRRAEEIVDHLLAQGSFDAVTDLARRFPVEIVGDFIGLPKSGREALLELVDANFNCFGPENDRTLASFPRLAELAAYVMSSARREDLTEGSMGRAVYDAVDAGRIPAEVAPWLVMAYVTAGMDTTVHALGHMVWLLAEHPDQWNMLRGNPALVPQAFREVLRHESPVQVFGRTGRIDWEIEGVTVPAGARLAVLYGSGNRDERRWADPDRFDVQRSNADHLAFGYGLHGCAGQALAILEGEAILRALLAKVSHLEAGTPVRHFNNVLRGLKSLPVTVTGN